The following coding sequences are from one Campylobacter sp. RM16187 window:
- a CDS encoding GGDEF domain-containing protein: MLDSEIKERSRRFISALEISIPFFAVILFFAYVFIKRDEVNLENDEIVLLIVLIICQVYFTTYKIYQSFNNTVLDGTTGSFNRSEVLKVISKKADQFKNRQDGNIVMLKILNLNDINERYSFDITDVLLRKLIERLDFFLNKEVSKKTLIGRYTNDCFLMFCEGKSSQLIHFLNIFEKSVLSHGIDDIELKIKFELVNINYSKNIENSISVLIERLSLEENAKFAITDEFEQSVCKSIKDKQFSFQSQLVSSLKDEENLKNILIKIDTKEFGLISKQKAQNIANKNGYEILFDINAIKKFSESKFNDESSYIIEVSSVSIRNLQFINFIKEFVESGQINPNKVILEFSEKIVYNEINRFKEILNQYKNLGFRFAFNKFGGNNAGFEYFKHLPIDFFIYDIEFNKNLNDERFESLFANLNKTAKKIGVKTAVRFVDKADFFEIVRSGGIDYAQGFYIEKPKEI, translated from the coding sequence ATGTTGGATTCTGAAATAAAAGAAAGATCAAGAAGATTTATATCTGCTCTTGAAATATCTATTCCGTTTTTTGCAGTTATACTATTTTTTGCATACGTCTTTATAAAAAGAGACGAAGTAAATTTAGAAAATGATGAAATAGTACTTTTAATAGTTTTAATAATATGTCAAGTATATTTTACTACTTATAAAATATATCAAAGTTTCAATAATACAGTATTAGACGGCACTACCGGCTCTTTTAATAGAAGTGAAGTTTTAAAAGTAATTTCAAAAAAAGCAGATCAGTTTAAAAATCGACAAGATGGCAATATAGTAATGCTAAAAATACTAAATTTAAACGATATAAATGAGCGTTATAGCTTTGATATTACAGATGTTTTACTTAGAAAACTTATTGAGAGGTTAGATTTTTTTCTAAATAAAGAAGTATCAAAAAAAACTTTAATAGGCAGATATACTAACGATTGCTTTTTAATGTTTTGTGAGGGTAAAAGCTCTCAGTTAATACATTTTTTAAATATTTTTGAAAAAAGTGTTTTATCTCATGGAATAGATGATATAGAGCTTAAGATTAAATTCGAGTTAGTTAATATTAATTATTCTAAAAATATTGAAAATTCAATATCTGTTTTAATAGAGAGATTAAGCTTAGAAGAAAATGCAAAATTTGCAATTACAGATGAATTTGAACAATCTGTTTGTAAATCTATAAAAGATAAACAATTTTCGTTTCAATCTCAGCTAGTAAGTAGTCTAAAAGATGAAGAAAATTTAAAAAATATTCTTATCAAAATTGATACTAAAGAATTCGGACTTATATCAAAACAAAAAGCCCAAAATATAGCAAATAAAAATGGATATGAGATATTATTTGATATAAATGCCATTAAGAAATTTTCTGAGTCAAAATTTAATGATGAAAGTTCTTATATTATTGAAGTTTCATCAGTCTCGATTAGAAATTTACAATTTATAAATTTTATAAAAGAATTCGTAGAGTCTGGTCAAATTAATCCAAATAAAGTTATTTTAGAATTTAGTGAAAAGATCGTTTATAATGAGATAAATAGATTTAAAGAAATTCTAAATCAATATAAAAATTTAGGTTTTAGATTTGCGTTTAATAAATTTGGTGGAAATAACGCAGGATTTGAGTATTTTAAACACCTGCCTATAGATTTTTTTATCTATGATATTGAGTTTAATAAAAATTTAAATGATGAAAGATTTGAGAGTTTATTTGCTAATCTTAATAAAACTGCTAAAAAAATAGGAGTAAAAACAGCTGTTAGATTTGTAGATAAGGCTGATTTTTTTGAAATCGTAAGAAGTGGCGGAATCGACTATGCACAAGGGTTTTATATAGAAAAACCAAAAGAAATTTAA
- the queF gene encoding preQ(1) synthase produces the protein MQEINENDLGQELKYGEKILKEFDVERDLEIWENKQSRDYKIKITLPEFCCLCPRSGYPDFATIYLEYVPNKFVVELKAIKLYINSFMNKNISHEDSINEIYSVLERKLEPKWMKIVGDFNPRGNVHTVIEISSDEIIKKPEIKEPASTLITPSYEKRERSGDRSDRKPAARTNSRGCSRTKEFDKKPSRERSGSAKKPAKEGFKKPEFLGEKRARVVKKDK, from the coding sequence ATGCAAGAAATTAATGAAAATGATTTAGGACAAGAGTTAAAATACGGTGAGAAAATTTTAAAAGAGTTTGATGTCGAGCGCGACCTTGAAATTTGGGAAAACAAGCAAAGCAGAGATTATAAGATCAAGATCACTTTGCCTGAGTTTTGCTGCCTTTGTCCACGTTCCGGTTATCCTGATTTTGCGACGATTTATCTTGAGTATGTGCCGAACAAATTTGTAGTAGAGCTAAAGGCGATTAAGCTTTATATAAATAGTTTTATGAACAAAAATATAAGCCACGAAGATAGCATAAACGAAATTTACTCTGTTCTTGAAAGAAAGCTTGAGCCAAAATGGATGAAGATCGTGGGCGACTTTAACCCGCGCGGCAACGTTCATACGGTTATTGAGATAAGCTCTGATGAGATCATTAAAAAACCGGAAATCAAAGAACCTGCAAGCACTCTCATAACTCCAAGCTATGAAAAACGCGAAAGAAGCGGTGATAGAAGCGATAGAAAACCTGCTGCGCGGACAAATTCAAGAGGTTGCTCAAGAACAAAAGAATTTGATAAAAAACCAAGCAGAGAAAGATCAGGATCTGCTAAAAAACCTGCTAAAGAAGGGTTTAAAAAGCCTGAATTTTTAGGCGAAAAACGTGCAAGAGTAGTTAAAAAAGATAAATGA